DNA sequence from the Fibrobacter succinogenes genome:
CGACCTCAAGAACAACAAGCGCGCTCGTATCAGCGAATACGCCAAGCTTGTTCCGGGTTCTGAATACCACGAAGGTTCTAAGGGCGTTTGGACGGTCAAGTGCGACATCGCTCTTCCGTGCGCAACTCAGAACGAACTCGACCTCGAAGGTGCTGCTAACATGCCGTCTACTCCGGAAGCTATCGAAGCTTTCCAGAAGGCTGGCGTTCTCTTTGGACCTGCCAAGGCTGCTAACGCTGGTGGCGTTGCTACCTCTGGTCTCGAAATGTCTCAGAACTCTGAACGTCTCTCTTGGACATTCGAAGAAGTTGATGCTAAGCTCGAAGGCATCATGAAGAGCATCTACGCCGCTGCTTCCTCTGCCGCTGTCAAGTACGGCCAGAAGGGCAACCTCGTCATGGGTGCAAACATCGCTGGCTTCCTCAAGGTTGCCGACGCCATGAAGTGGCAGGGCGCGGTGTAATTTCCGAAGGAAATTACCACTCTAAAAAGTCCTCGGTCTCGAAAGAGCCGGGGGCTTTTTTTAATCGCATCTTTTGCCAACTATTTTTATATTTGCGTCATGGCTTCTCAGACAATAAAAATTCAGTATCTCGACGAATCGATCCCGAAACTCACTTACGTTGGCGGCAAATCCGATTGGATTGACCTTGCTGCGGCAGAGACTGTGACGCTTAGGGCAGGGGAGTTCCGCTTGATTCATCTGGGAGTCGCGATGAAGTTGCCCGAAGGCTACGAGGCGCATATTGCACCGCGCAGTTCTACGTTCAAGAACTTTGGCATCTTGCAGGCCAATTCCGTAGGCGTGGTGGATTCAAGCTACTGCGGTGCCAATGACTGGTGGAAAATGCCTGTGTACGCCACTCGCGATGTGACGATTGAAAAGGGGAGCCGTATTGCTCAGTTCCGCATTATGGAACAGCAACCGAAGATTGTGTTCGAAGAATCGGCGCTCGAAGATAAAGATCGTGGTGGCTTTGGCAGCACTGGTATTTAATCTTTAAACAAACAAAATCTATTTCGTAAATCTTTTATTTTTGTGATTTTGCAATCGGTTGTTTGCAAAATGTAGTCCTATTTTGTTCTAGAAATGTTTGAAATGTTAACTTTGAAAATGGTGTTTGTTTTTCAAATGGTGTTGGTGGTGTGAATGCAAGGCTATTTGAAAATGAATCAAAAAATAACGAACAAATGGAAGAAATGTTGGTGTCTTTTATGTTTAACTATTCGATGGAAATTTCAAAACTTTAGGTTTTGGTAGCCTTTTTATTGGGCTTTGTTTCGGGCTCTTTGTCTTGCTTGGGTTTGTTTTTTTTCGGAGAACCCTTCATTAGCATTTTTATAGCCCTTTTAGCTTGCTCAATGCGTGTGTCAATTCGCTTTTGGAATTTGTTTGCAACTTTGTTGGCGCGACCAAGAATTCTGTTTTGGGTAAAGTAACCGATTTCTCTCGAGTCTGCGCAGTGGCTAGACTTTTCGCAGATGAGATAGTAGCAATCCTCGGGAACGACGTAGAATGAAATCTTGGAGGAGTCTTTGGCGCTGTATAGTTCGCGCTTGATGCTGATGGGCGTGTTGCCCGGTTCTGCAAGGAATATCTGGAGTTCTACAAGGAATCGGTCTTGCCATGGCATGTAATCGATTTCTTGCAAGCTGACAAGGCGGTTCCCGAGCTTGGTGGAACCGATGCGCTCGATGGGCATTTCGCGATTGCCTTGCCAAAGGCTGGACTTGACGTAGATTTTTTCGTTCTGCTCGTGCATGAGCGAAATCAAGTAGTCTTGTTCCACATCATTTAGTTTATCAAAACGTAATGTATCGCCCTTGCGCGGAATGTAGATGCTGCGCGTCTCGATAAAGGCGTCTTCACCGTTCCACTTGAAATTGCGGTGCGGTGTATAGACTTTGCCGTTGTTCGTGATGGTAATGGAATCGCCCGGCCCGCCCAAAACTCTGCGTACCATGTTGTCTTGGTTGTGCAAGATGCCCCAGACAAAATCTCCTTCCTTGATGTCGTCGGTGCAGCGGGGGAGTTTGCACATCCACAAAATGCTGTTCTTTTTGAACTTGGGATAAAGAGAATTGTCTTGGACGCGGACCGGTTCTATAACATAAGAGCGTACGCCAATCATGATGGCGAGAACAGCACCGAGTATAAAGACGAGGAAAAATACGTGCGCCTTGGAATGGCGTCGTTGTAATGATTTGACTTTACGATCGAGTGCTGACATGGCTCTATAATACAATTAATCGTTGTTGCCGTTGGAATCGTCGCTGAGCGAAAGCACGGCGAGGAACGCCTTCTGCGGCACTTCCACAGAGCCGATGCTCTTCATGCGCTTCTTACCTTCCTTCTGCTTTTCGAGGAGCTTACGCTTACGGGTGATGTCACCGCCGTAGCACTTGGCAAGCACGTCCTTGCGGACTGCCTTCACGGTCGAGCGGCTGATGATCTTGCCACCGATGGCACCTTGGATGGCAACGTCGAACTGCTGGCGTGGAATGAGGTCCTTGAGCTTGACGCAGATGGCGTTAGCGTAGGTGTTGGCCTTGTCGCGGTGGATAATCACAGAGAAGGCGTCGACCGGGTCACCGTTCAAGAGAATGTCGAGCTTGACGAGGTTGTTGCGCTTGTATTCGCTCGGCGTGTAGTCGAGGCCTGCGTAGCCGCGGCTCAAGGACTTGAGACGGTCGTAGAAATCGAACATGATTTCGGCTAGCGGGAGGTCGTACTTTAAGATGACCTTCGTTTCGTCGATGTATTCCATCGTTTCGAACGTGCCGCGCTTTTCTTCGCAAAGCGTCATCATGGCGCCGACATATTCCTTCGGTGTAAAGATTTGGGCCTTCACGTACGGCTCTTCGATATAGTCGTAGCGGCTCGCGTCGGGGAGCTTGGACGGGCTTTCGATTTTCACCATGGAGCCATCGCTCATGTAAACGTGGTATTCCACGTTCGGCACGGTCGTGATGATGTCCACGTTGAATTCGCGGTCCAAACGTTCTTGCACGATTTCCATGTGCAAAAGTCCGAGGAAGCCCGTGCGGAAGCCAAAGCCGAGCGCTTCGGAAGTTTCCGGTTCCCAGCAGAGCGCGGAGTCGTTGAGGCGGAGCTTTTCGAGGGCTTCGCGCAAATCCTTGTAGTCTTCCGGGTCGATGGGGTAGATACCTGAGTAAATCATCGGGAGCACATCCTTGTAACCCGGGAGCGGTTCTTCGGCCGGGTTGGCGGCATCCGTGAGCGTGTCACCGATTTTCACGTCGCTAATCGTTTTGACGTTTGCAAGCACGTAACCGACCATGCCTTCGGAGAGTTCCGGACGCGGGTCGCGGCGCATGCTGAATGTACCGACTTCAGTCACTACGTATTCGCCACCGGTCTTCATCATGCGGATTTTCATGCCCGCCTTGAGCGTGCCTTCCACAATGCGGATGTAGTTGATCACGCCGCGGTAAGAATCGTAAACGGAGTCAAAGATGAGCGCCTTGAGCGGCTTGCCGGCGTCGCCCTTTGGGGCTGGGATTTCGTCGACAATCTTGTCGAGCACCTGTTCCACGTTGAGGCCAGTCTTTGCAGAAATGCGGGGAATTTTGTCCGGATCGTAGCCGAGCAGGTCTCCAACGAGTTCGGCGATGTGGTCGGGTTGTGCACCCGGAAGGTCTACTTTGTTCAAAACCGGAATAATCGTGAGGTCGTTTTCGATGGCGAGGTAGAGGTTCGAAAGCGTCTGGGCTTCGATGCCCTGGCTTGCGTCCACGACGAGAATTGCACCTTCGCAAGCGGCGAGGGAACGGCTGACTTCGTAAGTGAAGTCCACGTGCCCCGGGGTGTCGATCATGTTCAAGATGTATTCTTCGCCGTCCTTTTCGTAAACCATGCGGATGGCGTGAGCTTTAATCGTAATGCCGCGTTCGCGTTCCAGGTCCATATCGTCCAGGAGCTGGTTCATCATTTCGTTTTTGGAAACGGTCTTGGTCAGTTCGATCATTCGGTCGGCCAAGGTGGATTTGCCGTGATCGATGTGGGCGATAATGCTAAAATTACGGATATTGTTGTTTTGCGGCATATTAAAATGTTGAAGAGTTTTTGCGTAAATATAGAAATCTTGTGCCTGTTTTATGGAACTCGCTGTGAACCCTTTAAAAAAAAACTATATTCTAGTTGAACAATTTGTTCTTTTATAACGATAACGACGGAAGATAAGCTTTGTTTAAAAAGTTCATTATTTGCAGTGCTTTGTGCCTTGCCGCAAACGCTTTTGCCGCGGGTAAAGTTTTTAATAAGGATTATACGGGGACGACCCAAATTCTTGCCCTGATTAAAACTCATGAAGGGGTAATTGAGGTGGACCTGAATTTCAAGGCTGCACCCAATACCGTAGCCAACTTTATTGATCTCGCCAATTCTGGTTTTTACAACGGTCTTGTTTTTCACCGTGTCATCCAGGGTTTCATGATTCAGGGCGGTGACCCGAATGCCGATGGAACGGGCGGTCCCGGTTACACCATCGACGATGAAAAGAACGATCTCAAGCATGAAACCGGCGTGATTTCGATGGCTAACAGAGGCCCGAATACCGGTGGCTCGCAATTTTTCATTACGCACCTGCCGCAGCCGCATTTGGACGGCAAGCACACGGTGTTTGGCAAGGTCATTAAAGGACACGACGTCGTATGCCGCATTGACCCGAATGATCCGATTTTGAACATTACAATTGTGGAAAAGAAGTAAATATGAGTTCCAAAAAAGCGACATCTAAAGCGCCTGCAAAGGCGAGTGCTTCTGAAAAAAAAGCTGCAAAGCCAGCACCAAAAAAGGCTGCTCCGGCTAAGGCAGCCGCTCCGGCAAAGAAGGTTGCTGCAAAGCCCGCTCCGGCAAAGAAGCCGGCTGCAAAGGCTGCTCCCGCTCTTACAAAAAAGGCTCCGGTGAAGGCGGCGCCTGCAAAGGCTGCTCCGGCCAAGAAGCCCGTCGCAAAAAAGGAAGTTCCTGCAAAAAAAGAATCTGTAAAAGCTGTGAAGGCCGCACCTGCTCCGACAAAGAAGCCGGCTGCTAAGCCTGCTGCCGAAGTTTCAAAGAAACCCGCTCCGGCAAAAAAGGTTGAACCGGCAGTCGAGGCCAAGGCTCCTGCAGCTCCGAAAAAGGCTGTCGAAAAAGAAGTTGTAAAGGAAGTCGAAAAGAAAATTGAAAAGGAACCGGTCCAGGAAGTTGTAGAACAAATTTCCGAAAAGATTCCGGAGAAAGTTCCTGAAAAGGCTCCAGAAAAAGCTAAAATTGAGGCCCCCGAAAAAGTTGAAGTGAAGAAGGCATCTGTGAAGTCTGATTATCCGTATGCAGTTTTGCTTGAAGGTGGCAAGAAGCCTTGCAAGTTCATCATGTTTGTTGAAATTGACGAACAGGAAGAACGCGCCAACAAGAAGAAGGTTACCTCAGAAATGAAGAACCTTGAAAAGAAGCCT
Encoded proteins:
- a CDS encoding peptidylprolyl isomerase, with the translated sequence MFKKFIICSALCLAANAFAAGKVFNKDYTGTTQILALIKTHEGVIEVDLNFKAAPNTVANFIDLANSGFYNGLVFHRVIQGFMIQGGDPNADGTGGPGYTIDDEKNDLKHETGVISMANRGPNTGGSQFFITHLPQPHLDGKHTVFGKVIKGHDVVCRIDPNDPILNITIVEKK
- a CDS encoding dUTP diphosphatase — protein: MASQTIKIQYLDESIPKLTYVGGKSDWIDLAAAETVTLRAGEFRLIHLGVAMKLPEGYEAHIAPRSSTFKNFGILQANSVGVVDSSYCGANDWWKMPVYATRDVTIEKGSRIAQFRIMEQQPKIVFEESALEDKDRGGFGSTGI
- a CDS encoding S26 family signal peptidase, whose product is MSALDRKVKSLQRRHSKAHVFFLVFILGAVLAIMIGVRSYVIEPVRVQDNSLYPKFKKNSILWMCKLPRCTDDIKEGDFVWGILHNQDNMVRRVLGGPGDSITITNNGKVYTPHRNFKWNGEDAFIETRSIYIPRKGDTLRFDKLNDVEQDYLISLMHEQNEKIYVKSSLWQGNREMPIERIGSTKLGNRLVSLQEIDYMPWQDRFLVELQIFLAEPGNTPISIKRELYSAKDSSKISFYVVPEDCYYLICEKSSHCADSREIGYFTQNRILGRANKVANKFQKRIDTRIEQAKRAIKMLMKGSPKKNKPKQDKEPETKPNKKATKT
- the lepA gene encoding translation elongation factor 4; this encodes MPQNNNIRNFSIIAHIDHGKSTLADRMIELTKTVSKNEMMNQLLDDMDLERERGITIKAHAIRMVYEKDGEEYILNMIDTPGHVDFTYEVSRSLAACEGAILVVDASQGIEAQTLSNLYLAIENDLTIIPVLNKVDLPGAQPDHIAELVGDLLGYDPDKIPRISAKTGLNVEQVLDKIVDEIPAPKGDAGKPLKALIFDSVYDSYRGVINYIRIVEGTLKAGMKIRMMKTGGEYVVTEVGTFSMRRDPRPELSEGMVGYVLANVKTISDVKIGDTLTDAANPAEEPLPGYKDVLPMIYSGIYPIDPEDYKDLREALEKLRLNDSALCWEPETSEALGFGFRTGFLGLLHMEIVQERLDREFNVDIITTVPNVEYHVYMSDGSMVKIESPSKLPDASRYDYIEEPYVKAQIFTPKEYVGAMMTLCEEKRGTFETMEYIDETKVILKYDLPLAEIMFDFYDRLKSLSRGYAGLDYTPSEYKRNNLVKLDILLNGDPVDAFSVIIHRDKANTYANAICVKLKDLIPRQQFDVAIQGAIGGKIISRSTVKAVRKDVLAKCYGGDITRKRKLLEKQKEGKKRMKSIGSVEVPQKAFLAVLSLSDDSNGNND